Proteins encoded within one genomic window of Microbacterium soli:
- a CDS encoding oligopeptide/dipeptide ABC transporter ATP-binding protein: MTDIARVSEVSRLYRARGGREAGGRFRAVDGVSFTIPAGETLGLVGESGSGKSTVGRVLIGMEKPDEGVVRFEGEDISRFSARRRKQFLRDVSMVFQDPFSALDPRWTIQRIIAEPLTITGDFTAQVRREKVLTALRHVGLGAEHLGRRPREFSGGQRQRIAIARALVSEPKLIVCDESVSALDVSTQAQVLGLLKELQDRLGVSYLFISHDLHVVRRVSERIAVMYLGRIVEEGPAKRLVDQPLHPYTAALVSAAPIPDPARARANRRIILSGVQPSVVDPPSGCMFRTRCPLAMDICSRERPAWRTVADGRRVACHLHGRDGAANGMLDVAAMMRSATRRDTGQQTKEKAST; the protein is encoded by the coding sequence ATGACGGACATCGCGCGTGTCTCCGAGGTCAGTCGGCTCTACCGTGCCCGTGGAGGGCGGGAGGCGGGAGGTCGTTTCCGCGCCGTGGACGGTGTCTCCTTCACGATCCCGGCAGGGGAGACTCTCGGGCTTGTCGGCGAGTCGGGATCGGGGAAGTCCACCGTCGGACGCGTTCTCATCGGGATGGAGAAGCCGGATGAGGGGGTCGTTCGGTTCGAGGGGGAGGACATCAGTCGCTTCTCCGCGAGACGACGCAAGCAATTCCTCCGCGACGTGTCCATGGTGTTCCAGGATCCGTTCTCCGCGCTGGATCCGAGGTGGACGATTCAGCGGATCATCGCCGAGCCGCTGACGATCACCGGAGACTTCACCGCGCAGGTCAGGCGCGAGAAGGTGCTGACCGCGTTGCGTCACGTCGGACTGGGTGCCGAGCACCTGGGCCGTCGGCCGCGGGAGTTCTCGGGCGGTCAGCGCCAGAGGATCGCGATCGCCCGCGCCCTCGTGAGCGAACCCAAGCTGATCGTGTGCGATGAGTCGGTGTCGGCCCTGGACGTGTCCACGCAGGCGCAGGTGCTGGGTCTGCTGAAGGAACTTCAGGACCGGCTCGGTGTCTCCTACCTGTTCATCTCGCACGATCTGCACGTGGTGCGCCGGGTCAGCGAGCGCATCGCGGTGATGTACCTGGGCCGCATCGTCGAGGAGGGCCCGGCGAAACGGCTGGTCGATCAGCCGCTGCATCCCTACACCGCCGCGCTCGTGTCCGCGGCCCCCATCCCCGATCCCGCGCGAGCGCGGGCCAATCGTCGCATCATCCTGTCGGGTGTTCAGCCCTCCGTGGTCGATCCGCCTTCCGGATGCATGTTCCGCACCCGCTGTCCGCTCGCGATGGACATCTGCTCGAGAGAACGGCCCGCCTGGCGGACGGTGGCCGACGGTCGACGAGTCGCCTGCCACCTCCATGGGCGGGACGGGGCAGCGAACGGAATGCTCGATGTCGCGGCGATGATGCGCTCGGCAACACGCCGGGACACCGGTCAACAGACGAAGGAGAAGGCAAGCACATGA
- a CDS encoding ABC transporter ATP-binding protein, translated as MTIGTEARHSDTAVEVSGLTVSFVMGDRPVEVLSDVSFSLRRNRITGLVGESGSGKSVTALAIMDLLPQEAEVAVDRVRIGDDVFESIDRSTVGARRGNELSMIFQEPIRSLNPAFRAGDQIAAVVRRHKRVSGREARHRATELLELVGIPDPARTAAAFPHQLSGGMSQRVMIALALAGEPNVLFADEPTTALDATTQAQVLALLKELADRLGMTTLIATHDLGVVAELCDDVIVMYAGEIVEMATVEEVFARPRHPYTRALLSCSRLDDGALRGIPGSVPQPGKWPRGCRFAPRCEIAVEGACTAEPLPLRRIGTRSTRCRRAEEMDL; from the coding sequence ATGACGATCGGGACGGAGGCACGGCACTCGGATACTGCCGTCGAGGTGAGCGGTCTCACAGTGTCGTTCGTCATGGGCGATCGCCCCGTCGAGGTGCTCAGCGACGTGAGCTTCTCCCTGCGGAGGAACCGGATCACCGGCCTGGTCGGCGAATCGGGGTCGGGCAAGAGTGTTACCGCGCTGGCGATCATGGACCTGCTCCCGCAGGAGGCCGAGGTCGCTGTCGACAGAGTGCGGATCGGCGATGACGTTTTCGAGAGCATCGACCGGAGCACGGTCGGCGCCCGGCGGGGCAACGAGCTGTCGATGATCTTCCAAGAGCCGATCCGCAGTCTCAACCCCGCCTTCCGCGCCGGGGACCAGATCGCCGCCGTCGTCAGACGACACAAGCGCGTCAGCGGTCGCGAGGCACGGCACCGGGCGACTGAGCTGCTGGAGCTCGTCGGCATCCCCGACCCCGCGCGCACCGCGGCGGCGTTCCCGCACCAGCTCAGTGGCGGCATGAGCCAACGCGTCATGATCGCGCTCGCCCTGGCGGGGGAGCCGAATGTGCTCTTCGCGGATGAGCCGACGACCGCGCTCGATGCGACGACGCAGGCTCAGGTACTGGCACTTCTCAAAGAGCTCGCGGACCGACTGGGCATGACGACTCTCATCGCGACGCATGATCTCGGCGTTGTCGCGGAGCTGTGCGACGACGTCATCGTGATGTACGCCGGCGAGATCGTCGAGATGGCGACGGTCGAGGAGGTCTTCGCAAGGCCACGGCATCCGTACACCAGGGCCCTGCTGTCCTGCAGCCGACTGGACGACGGGGCACTGCGCGGCATTCCCGGCAGTGTGCCGCAGCCGGGGAAGTGGCCGCGGGGATGTCGGTTCGCTCCGCGGTGCGAAATCGCGGTCGAGGGCGCCTGCACGGCCGAGCCCCTCCCGCTCCGGCGAATCGGCACTCGAAGCACCCGGTGCCGTCGTGCAGAGGAGATGGATCTATGA
- a CDS encoding ABC transporter permease, whose product MTELRSTPAAPADPSGHGSSRTMRGRWQLLILVALITGLLVVPLFAPYPPNQTGLGPGLQPPGLEHWFGLDAVGRDVFSRTLTGARTSILAATLAVAVGLGIGLPLGLVAGFSGGRIDGILTQAVGILQTIPGLILAMAIVGMTGRSLVNAMIAIGVVFVPRFYRVIRAAALSAAAETYVTASRSMGSPAWRTIMGHVLPAVLSATLVQATVTMAVAVLSEATLSFVGLGVQPPAASLGTLLAESDDYLGLANNLAILPGVCMVGVVLVFTGTAAQMRRVLERREAR is encoded by the coding sequence ATGACCGAGCTCCGATCCACACCGGCCGCACCCGCCGACCCGTCGGGACACGGGTCCTCGCGGACCATGCGCGGACGTTGGCAGCTCCTCATCCTCGTCGCGCTCATCACCGGACTTCTCGTCGTGCCGCTGTTCGCCCCCTACCCTCCGAACCAGACGGGGTTGGGGCCCGGCCTGCAGCCACCGGGCCTGGAGCACTGGTTCGGCTTGGACGCGGTGGGCCGCGATGTCTTCAGCAGAACTCTGACCGGAGCGCGGACGTCGATCCTCGCCGCGACTCTCGCGGTCGCCGTCGGTCTGGGCATCGGGCTGCCGCTCGGCCTCGTCGCCGGGTTCTCCGGAGGAAGGATCGACGGCATCCTCACGCAGGCTGTCGGGATCCTTCAGACCATACCCGGTCTCATCCTCGCGATGGCGATCGTCGGGATGACCGGTAGGAGCCTCGTGAACGCGATGATCGCCATCGGGGTCGTCTTCGTGCCGCGGTTCTATCGGGTCATCCGCGCCGCGGCGCTGTCGGCGGCGGCCGAGACCTACGTGACGGCATCGCGGTCCATGGGGTCGCCGGCGTGGCGCACGATCATGGGCCACGTTCTGCCCGCGGTGCTGTCCGCGACGCTTGTTCAGGCGACGGTGACGATGGCAGTCGCCGTGTTGAGCGAGGCGACGCTGAGCTTCGTCGGACTCGGCGTCCAGCCGCCCGCTGCGAGCCTCGGAACCCTGTTGGCCGAGTCCGACGACTACCTCGGGCTCGCGAACAATCTCGCGATCCTGCCCGGGGTGTGCATGGTCGGCGTCGTCCTGGTGTTCACCGGCACGGCGGCGCAGATGCGTCGCGTGCTCGAGAGACGGGAGGCGCGATGA
- a CDS encoding ABC transporter permease, producing MIVFRVLMLIPTLFAVTVFAFCLTLLVPGDPVYAILGESASPEAVAAVRAELGLDKHPVERYLIWLGSVIQGDFGTSLLGATPVLEAIMARLPVTISLVVLSVVVIIVIAVPSGILAGYARNPIFDRIAAIAVSVGQALPPFWLGLVFVAVFALGLNWFPPYGYMPVSHGLIDHLRYLVLPAVALAIPSICELFLQTRSAATDVFSEDYIRTARAAGQSGFSIVARWGGKNAMVPVVTVVGLQMDRLIGVAAPVETVFGMQGVGSLAVTSALNSDTTMLLGIIVVVGAFVLLLNLLVDLSYMYFNPKLRAS from the coding sequence ATGATCGTCTTCCGAGTGCTGATGCTCATCCCGACGCTCTTCGCCGTCACGGTGTTCGCGTTCTGCCTCACGCTCCTGGTTCCGGGCGATCCCGTCTACGCGATTCTCGGTGAGTCCGCCTCGCCGGAGGCCGTGGCCGCGGTGCGCGCAGAGCTGGGTCTGGACAAGCACCCGGTCGAGCGCTACCTGATCTGGCTGGGGTCGGTGATCCAGGGGGACTTCGGGACATCGCTACTGGGAGCCACCCCGGTTCTGGAGGCGATCATGGCGCGTCTGCCGGTCACGATCTCGCTCGTCGTGCTCTCCGTCGTCGTCATCATCGTGATCGCCGTGCCGTCCGGCATCCTGGCCGGATATGCCCGCAATCCGATCTTCGACAGGATCGCCGCCATCGCGGTCTCGGTCGGTCAGGCACTGCCGCCGTTCTGGCTGGGGCTCGTCTTCGTGGCGGTCTTCGCCCTGGGGCTGAACTGGTTCCCGCCCTATGGGTACATGCCTGTGTCGCATGGTCTCATCGACCATCTGCGCTACCTCGTCCTTCCGGCGGTCGCGCTGGCTATTCCATCGATCTGCGAATTGTTCCTGCAGACGCGGTCCGCGGCGACGGACGTCTTCTCGGAGGATTACATCCGCACGGCGCGCGCCGCCGGGCAATCCGGCTTCTCCATCGTCGCTCGCTGGGGAGGTAAGAATGCGATGGTGCCGGTCGTGACGGTCGTGGGCCTGCAGATGGATCGACTCATCGGCGTCGCCGCGCCGGTCGAGACGGTCTTCGGGATGCAGGGCGTGGGTTCGCTCGCCGTGACGTCGGCGCTGAACTCGGACACGACGATGCTCCTGGGCATCATCGTGGTGGTCGGGGCGTTCGTGCTCCTGCTGAACCTGCTGGTCGATCTCTCCTACATGTACTTCAACCCGAAGCTGCGTGCATCATGA
- a CDS encoding ABC transporter substrate-binding protein yields MRSKFLGVIALIAVAALTATACSTDGQSPVDDGDAPESVIRIGMTTEAGSNYDPITNPNAFVAGYVSPVFDTLLVADGDTLGPGLVEEWDVEGERITLHLREGVTFHDGSPVDAEAVVANLERARDDERSVVRRDLETVQSATAVSTTEVELIVPSGSGAVLAALAGRAGMVGSPAAFVEEDYSIKPIGAGPWTVSDDSVVGQRMVYTAYDGYWNPDVQGVDRIEIQLVDAQTAPNALLGGQIDIGTVEARPDQIPTIEEAGFSLQTFPEVAYQHLMYMAKDGPLGDPRVRQAISLGIDRQSISDDVLQGACVPQAAVQALPGADGIEAPARDVDAAKALLAEAGFSDGVEFDVVVSSAGPGSTILQAIQGQLEAVGITININPLARAQLLSTYVEGGADAYWTVNTGDFDSAPLVAQLSTTMSPGGSDADLDQLAAEGADATDPAERAAIYTKWNERFAEGAFGVGLCNLTLPYMVREGVEGLQVKMPLHIDPRGLTMGE; encoded by the coding sequence ATGAGATCGAAATTCCTGGGCGTGATCGCCCTCATCGCGGTAGCGGCCCTGACCGCGACCGCGTGCAGCACCGATGGGCAGAGCCCAGTGGACGACGGGGACGCACCGGAGTCGGTCATCCGCATCGGGATGACCACCGAAGCCGGCAGCAACTACGACCCCATCACCAACCCGAACGCCTTCGTCGCCGGCTACGTCTCGCCGGTCTTCGACACTCTGCTGGTCGCCGACGGCGACACCCTCGGCCCCGGACTCGTGGAGGAATGGGATGTCGAGGGAGAACGCATCACTCTGCACCTGCGCGAGGGCGTCACCTTCCACGATGGGAGCCCGGTCGACGCGGAGGCGGTTGTCGCGAACCTGGAGCGCGCCCGGGACGACGAGCGCTCTGTCGTCCGCCGCGATCTCGAGACTGTTCAGAGCGCGACTGCCGTCTCGACGACCGAGGTCGAGCTGATCGTTCCGAGCGGTTCCGGCGCGGTGCTGGCGGCGTTGGCCGGGCGCGCGGGCATGGTCGGATCCCCGGCCGCGTTCGTGGAGGAGGATTACTCGATCAAGCCGATCGGCGCGGGACCGTGGACAGTGAGCGATGACTCCGTCGTCGGGCAGCGCATGGTCTACACGGCGTATGACGGCTACTGGAACCCCGACGTCCAGGGTGTCGACCGGATAGAGATCCAGCTCGTGGATGCGCAGACCGCGCCGAACGCGCTGTTGGGCGGCCAGATCGACATCGGTACAGTCGAAGCCCGGCCGGATCAGATCCCGACGATCGAGGAGGCGGGATTCTCCCTGCAGACGTTCCCGGAGGTGGCCTATCAGCACCTGATGTATATGGCCAAGGACGGTCCTCTCGGCGACCCGCGGGTTCGACAGGCGATCTCTCTGGGCATCGATCGGCAGTCGATCAGTGACGATGTCCTTCAGGGGGCGTGTGTTCCGCAGGCGGCCGTCCAGGCGCTGCCGGGCGCTGACGGTATCGAGGCGCCGGCACGCGACGTGGACGCCGCGAAGGCACTGTTGGCGGAAGCCGGTTTCAGTGACGGTGTCGAGTTCGACGTGGTCGTCAGCTCGGCCGGGCCGGGTTCGACCATCCTGCAGGCGATCCAGGGTCAGCTCGAGGCGGTCGGCATCACCATCAACATCAACCCGCTCGCCCGGGCTCAGCTGCTGAGCACTTACGTGGAGGGCGGTGCGGATGCGTACTGGACCGTGAACACGGGAGACTTCGACTCGGCTCCGCTGGTCGCACAGCTCAGTACCACCATGAGCCCCGGCGGGTCCGATGCCGATCTGGACCAGCTGGCCGCTGAGGGTGCTGACGCGACGGACCCGGCTGAGCGCGCAGCGATCTACACGAAGTGGAATGAGCGCTTCGCCGAGGGTGCCTTCGGCGTCGGCCTCTGCAACCTCACACTTCCGTACATGGTGCGTGAGGGCGTCGAGGGGCTCCAGGTGAAGATGCCGCTGCACATCGATCCCCGCGGTCTGACAATGGGCGAGTGA
- a CDS encoding FadR/GntR family transcriptional regulator: protein MANETVPTTLVEPLRASLALNGLGSTGSLPESIADVIERFIEQEAPAVGSLIGTKSELASVFQVAPSTLSEAMKILASRGAVRLRPGPRGGALVAEQRPVLKLARSMVRLTGGDNSISDVVDVRDALEEAVARDALRNRDSMDLERLHEHLDAIETASDATDVYRSVLTLHAAIAEAGANEFLKLVYLTAIRTLLRRTQKVSPSTPENDADALRVDRTAVHRALVEAIELQDEQLLRDVLDRHSTYRTA from the coding sequence GTGGCGAACGAGACTGTGCCGACCACCCTTGTGGAGCCCCTCCGTGCGAGCCTCGCGCTCAACGGGTTGGGCAGCACCGGATCGTTGCCCGAGAGCATCGCGGATGTCATCGAGCGGTTCATCGAGCAGGAGGCCCCCGCAGTCGGCAGCCTCATCGGAACGAAGAGCGAACTCGCATCGGTGTTCCAAGTCGCGCCGTCGACGCTCAGCGAGGCGATGAAGATCCTCGCGAGCAGAGGAGCCGTACGTCTGCGTCCGGGCCCACGGGGCGGAGCGCTCGTGGCCGAGCAGCGGCCCGTCTTGAAGCTGGCGCGCTCCATGGTGCGTCTGACCGGTGGAGACAACAGCATCTCGGATGTCGTCGACGTACGTGACGCACTCGAGGAGGCCGTGGCGCGGGACGCGCTCCGAAACCGTGATTCCATGGACCTGGAGCGACTTCACGAACACCTCGACGCAATCGAGACGGCATCGGACGCCACCGACGTGTATCGCTCGGTGCTCACACTCCATGCAGCCATCGCCGAAGCGGGTGCGAACGAGTTCCTCAAGCTCGTGTACCTCACCGCGATCAGGACTCTCCTCAGGCGCACGCAGAAGGTGAGCCCGTCGACACCGGAGAACGATGCTGACGCGCTTCGCGTCGACCGCACGGCGGTCCATCGCGCGCTCGTGGAAGCGATCGAGCTTCAGGATGAACAGCTGCTCCGCGATGTGCTCGATCGTCATTCGACGTACCGCACGGCGTAG
- a CDS encoding FMN-dependent NADH-azoreductase, with product MTLLRIDASIHPHSSATRELGDIVEAEWTSGRPDALVRRRDLTENPVRFESWRDAVTGGMTPQDQRTAAQRDAIALAESLADELISATALLFDFPLYNYGVAQHVKSWFDMAYTDPRIDPAGSALRGKPAVLVTALGGNYDEGTPKHGWDHSTPWIRRVLEDVWGLELQVVQRSYTLVGVNPALDRFADAAAAHRTESLDSARRLGRELVQRATATVAAA from the coding sequence ATGACACTGCTCCGTATCGATGCGAGCATCCACCCGCACAGCTCCGCCACGCGGGAGCTCGGAGACATCGTCGAGGCCGAGTGGACGTCGGGTCGCCCCGATGCTCTCGTGCGCAGGCGGGATCTCACGGAGAATCCGGTCCGCTTCGAATCGTGGAGAGATGCAGTCACGGGCGGCATGACCCCTCAAGATCAGCGCACCGCGGCGCAACGCGACGCCATCGCCCTGGCCGAGTCGCTTGCGGACGAGCTGATCTCCGCCACAGCACTGCTGTTCGACTTCCCGCTCTACAACTACGGTGTCGCGCAGCACGTCAAGAGCTGGTTCGACATGGCCTACACGGACCCCCGGATCGACCCCGCCGGTTCCGCGCTGCGCGGCAAGCCCGCCGTACTCGTCACCGCGCTGGGAGGCAACTACGACGAGGGAACCCCGAAGCACGGCTGGGACCACTCCACTCCGTGGATCCGACGCGTGCTGGAAGATGTCTGGGGACTGGAGCTCCAGGTCGTCCAGCGCTCATACACGCTGGTCGGCGTCAATCCCGCGCTCGACCGGTTCGCCGACGCCGCTGCCGCACACAGGACGGAGAGCCTGGACAGCGCACGCCGTCTCGGCCGCGAACTGGTGCAACGCGCCACTGCCACCGTCGCCGCCGCGTGA
- a CDS encoding helix-turn-helix domain-containing protein produces the protein MTADDEEEPCDRAVLLAFTILGKRWNGAIIDVLKRGPLSFGALRRAVTGISDTVLSDRLGELAQTRLVVRQVEPGPPVAVTYELTTIGRELLPTLRLAGEWAEKYLAPLQQRAVDG, from the coding sequence ATGACGGCGGATGACGAGGAGGAGCCCTGCGACCGCGCGGTCCTGCTGGCCTTCACGATCCTCGGCAAGCGCTGGAACGGCGCGATCATCGACGTGCTCAAGCGGGGGCCGCTGTCCTTCGGTGCACTGCGCCGCGCCGTCACCGGCATCAGCGACACGGTCCTCTCGGACCGGCTCGGTGAGCTCGCGCAGACTCGGCTGGTCGTCCGCCAGGTCGAGCCCGGGCCGCCCGTCGCCGTGACCTACGAACTCACCACGATCGGCCGCGAGCTGCTGCCGACGCTCCGCCTGGCGGGCGAGTGGGCCGAGAAGTACCTCGCCCCGCTGCAGCAGCGGGCGGTCGACGGCTGA
- a CDS encoding TetR/AcrR family transcriptional regulator, whose product MTTAPQHLRADAKRNRERLIAAAVEAFTSGREVSLDAIARRAGVGSGTLYRHFPTREDLVEEVYRDQVRPLREEAMSLLAEHEPPRALQLWMLAFAEWATQRRGVVDALVAMSASGRFGTGPVCDEVQHILQLLLDAGSAMGQFRADIAAIDVGGILAGLLSVAGAPEQRDQLDRMISIVVVGLRATESEPASR is encoded by the coding sequence ATGACCACTGCCCCTCAGCACCTGCGAGCCGACGCGAAACGGAACCGGGAGCGCCTGATCGCCGCCGCCGTGGAGGCCTTCACCTCCGGGCGGGAGGTCTCCCTGGATGCGATCGCCCGTCGAGCCGGTGTCGGAAGCGGAACCCTGTACCGACACTTCCCCACCCGTGAGGATCTCGTCGAGGAGGTGTATCGCGATCAGGTGCGACCGCTTCGCGAGGAGGCGATGTCCCTCCTGGCCGAGCATGAGCCTCCTCGAGCGCTGCAGCTCTGGATGCTCGCCTTCGCGGAGTGGGCCACGCAGCGCCGGGGCGTCGTCGACGCCCTGGTCGCGATGAGCGCATCGGGTCGCTTCGGCACCGGACCGGTGTGCGACGAGGTCCAGCACATCCTCCAGCTGCTGCTGGATGCGGGCTCGGCCATGGGCCAGTTCCGCGCCGACATCGCGGCGATCGATGTCGGTGGGATCCTGGCAGGGCTGCTGTCGGTCGCCGGCGCGCCCGAGCAGCGCGATCAGCTCGATCGGATGATCTCCATCGTCGTCGTCGGCCTGCGCGCGACCGAATCCGAGCCCGCATCACGCTGA
- a CDS encoding aldo/keto reductase, giving the protein MTLALDTYRQLGRSGLRVSPLALGTATFGQDWGWGADKAESRRLFEHYAESGGNFIDTAVTYTNGTSERFISEFVGDARDDFVLSTKYSTLRNPTDPNSGGAGRKSLFGAVETSLQQLNTDYIDLLYLHVWDPSTPLEEILRGLDDLVRQGKVLYIGISNTPAWQIARLDTIADLRGWSPLAAVQLEYNLVERTPERDLLPMADELGLGTVLWSPLAGGILTGKYSRNDLAAQPSEDDGTRRSFNLALGGINERSLAIVETVRGIAEEAGGTPAQVSLAWALSRPAVTAPIVGARTLAQLQDNLGALEVELTDAQIARLDAISAVDLGFPHDMLGSDHIRTQTRGELTIEPRTTRGGNRA; this is encoded by the coding sequence TTGACTCTCGCACTTGACACGTACCGGCAGCTGGGAAGATCCGGACTACGCGTATCGCCCCTCGCGCTCGGCACGGCGACGTTCGGGCAGGACTGGGGGTGGGGAGCCGACAAGGCCGAATCCCGACGGCTGTTCGAGCACTACGCCGAGAGCGGGGGGAACTTCATCGACACGGCCGTCACCTACACCAACGGCACGTCGGAACGATTCATCTCCGAGTTCGTCGGTGACGCGCGGGACGACTTCGTGCTGTCCACGAAGTACAGCACTCTTCGCAACCCCACGGATCCGAACTCGGGCGGCGCCGGCCGGAAGAGCCTCTTCGGCGCCGTCGAGACGAGCCTCCAACAGCTGAACACCGATTACATCGACCTGCTCTACCTCCACGTGTGGGACCCGTCCACGCCGCTGGAGGAGATCCTCAGGGGGCTCGACGATCTGGTCCGACAGGGCAAGGTGCTCTACATCGGCATCTCCAACACCCCCGCCTGGCAGATCGCCCGCCTCGACACGATCGCCGATCTGCGGGGCTGGTCGCCTCTGGCCGCCGTCCAGCTCGAGTACAACCTGGTCGAACGCACCCCGGAGCGCGATCTGCTCCCCATGGCCGACGAACTCGGGCTGGGCACCGTGCTGTGGTCGCCGCTGGCCGGGGGGATCCTCACCGGAAAGTACAGCCGGAACGATCTCGCGGCGCAGCCGAGCGAGGACGACGGCACGCGTCGGAGTTTCAATCTCGCCCTCGGCGGTATCAACGAGCGCAGCCTGGCGATCGTCGAGACCGTCCGCGGGATCGCCGAGGAGGCCGGCGGCACGCCCGCCCAGGTGAGCCTCGCGTGGGCGCTGAGCCGGCCCGCGGTGACCGCACCGATCGTCGGGGCGCGCACCCTCGCGCAGCTCCAGGACAACCTCGGTGCACTGGAGGTCGAGCTCACGGATGCGCAGATCGCTCGACTCGACGCGATCAGCGCCGTCGACCTCGGCTTCCCGCACGACATGCTCGGCAGCGATCACATTCGGACCCAGACCCGGGGCGAGCTGACTATCGAGCCCCGTACCACAAGAGGAGGAAATCGTGCCTAA
- a CDS encoding SDR family oxidoreductase, giving the protein MPNALITGGTSGIGAATAQLLHSRGYRVAVTGRNPETLARAREELPDGVIVVPADSASLSDTTQLMSVIEDRLGTLDLLFLNAGVFTPAPIADVTEESFDAQVGINFKGQYFTLQKALPLLNDGASVVLTVGIGSSRGAPGASVAAGTRGALLTMLPSLALELAPRRIRVNAVSPGAIDTPLFDKLGVPDEGREMMRSRIPFERFGTGEDIAGIVAFLGSDEARYITGQEIVGAGGYGLSA; this is encoded by the coding sequence GTGCCTAACGCACTCATCACCGGCGGAACCAGCGGAATCGGCGCCGCCACTGCGCAGCTGCTCCACAGCCGCGGCTACCGCGTCGCCGTGACCGGCCGCAACCCGGAGACTCTCGCCCGCGCCCGCGAGGAGCTTCCCGACGGCGTGATCGTCGTGCCCGCGGACTCCGCGTCACTGAGCGACACGACGCAGCTCATGTCCGTGATCGAGGACCGTCTGGGAACGCTCGACCTGCTGTTCCTGAACGCGGGCGTGTTCACCCCGGCGCCGATCGCGGATGTCACCGAGGAGTCGTTCGACGCCCAGGTGGGCATCAACTTCAAGGGGCAGTACTTCACTCTCCAGAAGGCGCTGCCACTGCTGAACGACGGCGCGAGCGTCGTGCTGACCGTGGGGATCGGCTCCTCGCGAGGGGCGCCCGGCGCCAGCGTCGCGGCAGGCACCCGCGGGGCGCTGCTGACGATGCTCCCCTCGCTCGCTCTCGAACTGGCACCGAGACGCATCCGCGTCAACGCGGTCAGCCCCGGGGCCATCGACACCCCGCTCTTCGACAAGCTCGGGGTGCCGGACGAGGGCCGCGAGATGATGCGCAGCAGGATCCCCTTCGAGCGTTTCGGGACCGGGGAGGACATCGCGGGGATCGTCGCGTTCCTCGGCTCGGATGAAGCCCGCTACATCACCGGTCAGGAGATCGTCGGCGCCGGCGGATACGGTCTCAGCGCCTGA